ATGTCGCCATTATcagtaggtgtgtgtatgtgtacaggCAAACCGTGCATGTGTATGGAAGCCATGGACTGTTAAGATGCTATGCAGtatgtatgattttattttatcttctgtGGAACCGCAGGACGGAGTCCAGAACTAAATTTCCCTACAGGGGCATTAAAagtatatcttatcttatctagAAGTAATATCTGTAATAATCTGGTGGGAGTCTCACTGGAACTGAAACTTGCAGACTCCTGGCCCTCCGCAGTGCACCGACTGTCTGCTTTTGCTCCAAAGCAATACCTGGctttatgtattatttatatgtGACACCAGCAGACGATGCAAAGCAGTATGTTATATGTTAGTCATAGTAAGTGCGTCCTTCAGATACAGTTAGATAGGGGGGGTTTATTTTGGGTTAGATTTAGTTTTCTTTAACTGAAACTGGTTTAGATGGAgagaagatgtttttatttttaaattatgcatATTCCACTGCGTTTCTATCATCACACGGTTGCAGTGAGGTGTCGCTTGATTGTACAGCAGGATAAATTCAAACAGTCTCCTTTGACTGTGTCACAGACAGCGAATTAGTTTGTACAACATGTCAAATGAACTGCAGACTTTTTGATGTTTGTTAACAAATTCTTTACCGGTTCCTCAGTCAGCGCTTCTACCTGACACAAACTGGTGTTGCAGAAATGTgccttctctgctctctgtgtgcttGTGCGAATTGACAAATGCTTGAGAACGAAACGTCTGGTTAATTATTCAGATTATTCCCTGCAGGAGGAAACGCGGCACTTACCGGTCATCTCCGTCACACGCTCCTAGTAGGTACGGGGACGTTTGTGAGATTCCTCTCTGGGAGGATCGGCCAGCATCACCTTCATCTTTACCCCGTTGACGATCCGACCGTGGAGTGCCGCCATGGCCTCGTCTgcacactgagagagagagagagagagagagagagagagagagagagagagagagagagagagacgagagacGAGCATACAGAGGGATGATGAAGAGGCAGCTTTATTTAGGGAGGAAGACTAGGTTTGACACTCGCTCAGCCTGCTCCACTGTCTCCCTCCACACTGTATTTACTCAGACACACCAAATCACATCATGTGTCACCCTTTTCTCTTCCATTTCCTATGTTTTCAACTTCTTTTCCTTCAGTATCCAGGACGTTTCCCATCAGTTCAGAGTCTCACCTGTTTGTCTGAGTACTTCATGTATCCGACCTTCCTCCCTGGAACCAGATGGACTTCAATAAGGGAACCGAAGCGACtaaagaggcagacagagaggagacacagtaggaagaaagaaacatttaacGTGCAGCAGAAACATTTGTTAATGCTGATTCTCTGGAGCATTACTGTGATAGCAGCATTACATTCTCATTTAAGAGCACTTAGCTGGATGTTCTCATCCAGAACGATTCGCAGAGACTGAACTTAGAGTCATGATTGAATGAACCCTTCACCTCCCGGCTAATGGACGATCAGTCTTACCATTTGGCCAttgttttatgtattatgtgacatatatatattatacagcGTGTATATTTAACTCATCAGCACATTTTcactgtgttattattattattattattattattaagtacAATTATGAGTCACTGCATGGGTCATTTACCAGAACACATCCTCTAGCACATCCATAGGCAGCGGGGAGGGGCTGAACACGACGAACAAGCGCTCCTTTGCCTTGCTGTCGGGTGGCGCGAGCTTCTTCAGAGGAGGCAGGTTGACGTCTGTCTGAATCCGAGAAATTGAGGAGACAGTCGGGTAACCCTGGaagatacaaacaaacatttttaatgttttcacgGTACGGTGATCAGTGTGCAAATAAGACTTTTTGCAGGTTTTTCTTAATCTTCACATCCAGTGTTTTTGGTCGCTTCAATACTGGTTcaataaatgtcttaaatgcAGGAGAAATGTGCAGGAAGTAGGCTAGTGTAATACAAGTTTGTCAATCAGGCATTGATTTAACGTGCTATATATTTATGTGAGAACTTACAGGAGGTTTCATTACTTGGCTGGTGGACGGTCCGTTCCACACTGCAGACATCATCTGGGCTGCTACAAACTGCATGGCCATTCGACCTACAggactacacacacaaaaaaccaaacacactgactgtttaaatgtgtttatcgATGGTTCATAGTGAGACTAGAAGTGATACGGACAGAAATAGAGTCTCTCACTTACACATCTAATCTCTAGTGTCAGATACAGAATGCAGTACTTCTGTGTACAACACTGAGCAGAAACTGTTTGTGTCCctagatttttattttagcatttttaagaCACTTTTACTCAACATTTGTACTGCATGCTAGCAAATAAGAAGTCAATCTGTGTCACAAAGACTTTATAAAAGTGTACAGTCAGTGACATTTAGTTGACTCCAACTAGACCTGCTTTTGGTCCCAATTTCTTcattaatgcatgttaatatattcactttaaaaaagacatgaaGCTTTTTACCATACTGCAGACTAAGATAAATGTTGATGTGTATATACatgcataaatgtgtgtgtgtgtacctgctgcgATCCTCTCCATCATCGACAAAATTGACTGCCAGTCTGTTGCCTGGTGGGTATTCAAACCCATTTAGCTTTTCCTTGGCGTAAACAGCGGATCCGAGGTTACTGTAGCGAATCAAAGCATGACCTGGAGgcacaaatacaacaataagctgcttttctctgttgactatcattaaaaacatgttcaacTGTTGGACAGATTAGCAGAAAATGTGTAACagtcattttctgttattttttaatcatattataGCTTTCACACCTGTAGTTTGCTTCCTTTGGTCTGAACCTGTCTTTTAGTTTTGCTCTGATTCGTGTTCACACTCTTTGTTCATGTTGTGAAAAAGTAAATGACATAAACCAAGAGGCAACTCTTTCATTGAACATtttggtgatgtcatcatcaaaaCTGGGTGATGCCAGGCTGCACCAGCTTTCACACCCGCCTAAATGAACTGAACTAACCAGAGTTTGTCTGAACTAAGCCAAACTGTTTCAGTGTGAAAGCACCCTAAAGAGGTAATTATGttcttatactttgtgtttgaCTGCTAACCTTTGCTCATCCCGTAAGCGTCTCTCTGCAGCTCACAGTACTCCATGCCAGGAATGATGTCAAACAGAGCAAAGATTTGCTCTTGGGTAAGCGCAGCCCGTGTTGACATCATCAGGCAGCGCGTGAAGTCACCGGAGCGATAGTCCATGACTGGGTAGTTTCCAGGATCAGCTGTACAGAAAGAGGAACAACAGGATCAATAAAAagacacagacaaatgatgtaaaGGACTCCTGAATGTGTTCCTTTCAAAGACCACAAAGTCTACAGTTTTTGCTACACAAGATTTGCATCATTTTatagtcatttttttcctctgaaggTTAATGTTGCATGAgagaaatactgaaataaaataatcctCTTAGCTGGTTAGACTTTGAACCTGCTCATTCACATCTTGAATCTTATTTCTCCCCAAAAGTCAAAGTTTGTTTCTCTTCACAAAAACCTACAACAACTGCAGCTATGAGTGCACCATTGATTTGAATGAGAAGtaacgcaaaaaaaaaaagtttttcatcTTAGTTGGAAAACAACAATATtcctttttccttcttgttGGTCTTCTTTTAAATGAGCGCACAAATTGCGATGTGATTGTTCTGTGTACCCATGCAAATGGTGAATACTTCATAACACACTTGAACTTGAACACTTAGCTGCTTGAATTTCTATTTTGGCTGTAAATTATTTCAATTATAGTTATTATTCTTTTGGGGTCACCAACAGTGATTCATCCTGTagagttcttcttcttcttcttttgaggcccaacaaacatgttaaatgcaTTTCCTTCTTTGTAAAAAGTTTGCAAagccaaattttttttttttttttttaaatctgaaacCTTCATTGTTTATATCTGTGTTTACTTGCTAGCTgtcttcttccctgcctttgaTGGCGCATTGCTGCACTTCTTTGTACGCTACcaccacctgtagatcagtgaaT
This genomic interval from Thunnus thynnus chromosome 14, fThuThy2.1, whole genome shotgun sequence contains the following:
- the rbm45 gene encoding RNA-binding protein 45 isoform X1; translation: MEEYPTKQGTENLDDPPNSRLFVVTSRSITEDELRDSFSVFGDIQGVWVVKDKQTKESKGICYVKFSKSSQACLAMEEMHGKVLMDGTKPIKVFIAQSRSSTRHRDVEDEELTRIFVMIPKTFSEEDLKNTFKEYGDIEYCVIIKNKFTGESKGLGYVRYYKPSQAAVAIENCDKTYRAILAEPRTKASTTEEYTGGTARGDYMSGADSMNQYAFPMADPGNYPVMDYRSGDFTRCLMMSTRAALTQEQIFALFDIIPGMEYCELQRDAYGMSKGHALIRYSNLGSAVYAKEKLNGFEYPPGNRLAVNFVDDGEDRSSPVGRMAMQFVAAQMMSAVWNGPSTSQVMKPPGYPTVSSISRIQTDVNLPPLKKLAPPDSKAKERLFVVFSPSPLPMDVLEDVFCRFGSLIEVHLVPGRKVGYMKYSDKQCADEAMAALHGRIVNGVKMKVMLADPPREESHKRPRTY
- the rbm45 gene encoding RNA-binding protein 45 isoform X2 codes for the protein MEEYPTKQGTENLDDPPNSRLFVVTSRSITEDELRDSFSVFGDIQGVWVVKDKQTKESKGICYVKFSKSSQACLAMEEMHGKVLMDGTKPIKVFIAQSRSSTRHRDVEDEELTRIFVMIPKTFSEEDLKNTFKEYGDIEYCVIIKNKFTGESKGLGYVRYYKPSQAAVAIENCDKTYRAILAEPRTKASTTEEYTGGTARADPGNYPVMDYRSGDFTRCLMMSTRAALTQEQIFALFDIIPGMEYCELQRDAYGMSKGHALIRYSNLGSAVYAKEKLNGFEYPPGNRLAVNFVDDGEDRSSPVGRMAMQFVAAQMMSAVWNGPSTSQVMKPPGYPTVSSISRIQTDVNLPPLKKLAPPDSKAKERLFVVFSPSPLPMDVLEDVFCRFGSLIEVHLVPGRKVGYMKYSDKQCADEAMAALHGRIVNGVKMKVMLADPPREESHKRPRTY